A stretch of the Poseidonibacter parvus genome encodes the following:
- the lgt gene encoding prolipoprotein diacylglyceryl transferase, which yields MQEFWQNIYSNFDPVAINLGPVPVHWYGIMYALALISAIFIAKWFIKHDKLNISNELFDSYIWWAEIGVILGARLGYVLFYDTNTMYYLKNPWQIFNPYVDGVYTGIAGMSYHGALIGFIIASILFCKKNKVSFWFITDIAVLGISAAYVFGRIGNFFNQELVGRVTDVPWGIYVGETLRHPSQLYEAILEGLVVFAILVYFRKRKTFNGQLALMYGILYSFMRIVAEFFRQPDIQLGFIYSDWLTMGILQSGVVLLVCVIIYFMIKRKSLNKNS from the coding sequence ATGCAGGAGTTTTGGCAAAATATTTACTCAAATTTTGACCCAGTTGCAATAAATTTAGGACCTGTACCAGTTCACTGGTACGGGATTATGTATGCATTAGCTTTAATTTCAGCAATTTTTATTGCTAAATGGTTTATCAAGCATGATAAATTAAATATTTCAAATGAATTATTTGACTCATATATTTGGTGGGCTGAAATTGGTGTAATCTTAGGTGCTAGATTAGGATACGTTTTATTTTATGATACAAATACTATGTATTATTTAAAAAACCCTTGGCAAATATTTAATCCTTATGTAGATGGTGTTTATACTGGAATTGCAGGAATGAGTTATCATGGAGCACTAATAGGCTTTATAATTGCATCAATATTATTCTGTAAAAAGAATAAAGTTTCATTCTGGTTTATAACAGATATTGCAGTTCTTGGTATTTCAGCAGCATACGTTTTTGGTAGAATCGGTAATTTCTTTAACCAAGAATTAGTAGGTCGTGTTACTGATGTTCCTTGGGGAATTTATGTAGGAGAGACTTTAAGACATCCGTCACAACTTTATGAAGCAATTCTTGAAGGTTTAGTTGTGTTTGCTATATTAGTTTACTTTAGAAAAAGAAAAACTTTTAACGGTCAACTAGCTCTTATGTATGGTATTTTATATTCATTTATGAGAATAGTAGCAGAGTTCTTTAGACAACCTGATATTCAACTAGGATTTATCTATAGTGATTGGTTAACTATGGGTATTTTACAATCAGGAGTAGTATTATTAGTTTGTGTAATTATTTATTTTATGATTAAAAGAAAAAGTCTAAATAAAAATAGTTAA